A window of the Lactuca sativa cultivar Salinas chromosome 5, Lsat_Salinas_v11, whole genome shotgun sequence genome harbors these coding sequences:
- the LOC111891758 gene encoding uncharacterized protein LOC111891758: protein MASTCDQFEPWRDLRGKIVMITGASSGLGRDFSIDLAKAGCRIIAAARRTDLLQSLCDEINNMESSISDHIDVHAHANQRQIAVAVELDICADGSTIEASVQKAWEAFGRIDVLINNAGIRGPVRGALDLSEEDWEKAFKTNVTGSWLVSKYVCRHMVALNQGGSIINMSSCAGLNRTHEKGAVAYISSKAAFNTMTKVMAMELGKHKIRVNSICPGIFKSEITEELLQKKWLKNVTSKIVPLGDFGTTDPALTSMVRYLVHGSPDYVTGNIFIIEAGYTLSTVPLYSSL from the exons ATGGCATCAACTTGTGATCAGTTTGAACCATGGAGAGACCTGAGAGGCAAAATCGTGATGATTACCGGTGCATCCTCCGGTCTTGGTCGGGATTTTTCAATTGATTTAGCAAAAGCCGGTTGCAGGATCATTGCAGCTGCACGTCGAACAGATCTCCTCCAATCTCTATGCGATGAAATTAACAATATGGAATCATCAATCTCTGATCATATTGATGTTCATGCTCATGCAAACCAACGTCAAATTGCAGTGGCTGTTGAGCTTGATATCTGTGCTGATGGATCTACCATTGAAGCTTCTGTGCAAAAGGCTTGGGAGGCTTTTGGCCGGATCGATGTTCTGATCAACAACGCCGGTATTCGAG GTCCTGTACGAGGTGCATTGGATTTGTCAGAAGAAGATTGGGAAAAAGCCTTTAAAACAAATGTAACAGGATCATGGTTGGTATCTAAGTATGTTTGTCGTCATATGGTTGCTCTTAATCAAGGAGGATCCATAATCAATATGTCTTCTTGTGCTGGTCTTAATCGTACTCATGAAAAGGGAGCAGTTGCATATATTTCTTCAAAAGCAGCGTTTAATACCATGACAAAAGTGATGGCAATGGAACTTGGAAAACACAAAATAAGGGTAAACTCAATATGTCCCGGGATTTTTAAATCTGAGATTACGGAGGAACTCTTGCAAAAGAAATGGCTCAAGAATGTGACTTCAAAAATTGTGCCATTGGGAGATTTTGGCACTACGGACCCAGCCTTGACATCCATGGTTAGGTACCTAGTTCATGGCTCGCCAGACTATGTGACTGGTAACATTTTCATCATTGAAGCTGGATACACCTTATCAACTGTACCACTTTATTCATCTCTTTGA
- the LOC111891726 gene encoding uncharacterized protein LOC111891726 has translation MKPVFLQVDVHFQGMFARNPIRYTGGITQRFSDIDFAGMDKDGCVAFIERFTGEKCEKLYYCQPDIDFPKGLTLICNDPDYYDFIEIAYEYGVILPMYVEHFRDSNIQEWLDEHKDEFVGNVEEEVLDGAGLVKEVAPGYQDVGDSDTNDEVENDDDDDDEDEDVDGDEDDHQKPHFFYKG, from the coding sequence ATGAAACCCGTATTCTTACAAGTAGATGTCCACTTCCAAGGAATGTTCGCCAGAAACCCCATACGCTACACCGGTGGAATTACTCAGAGGTTTTCGGACATCGATTTCGCAGGAATGGACAAGGATGGGTGTGTTGCGTTCATTGAAAGGTTCACTGGGGAAAAGTGTGAGAAGCTCTATTACTGCCAACCTGATATTGATTTTCCAAAAGGTTTGACTCTAATTTGCAATGACCCCGATTATTACGACTTCATTGAAATTGCATATGAATATGGTGTTATACTCCCTATGTATGTAGAACATTTTAGGGATAGTAACATACAGGAATGGTTGGATGAACACAAAGACGAGTTTGTTGGTAACGTTGAGGAAGAAGTACTTGATGGTGCAGGACTGGTTAAGGAAGTTGCACCAGGGTATCAGGATGTGGGTGACAGTGACACGAACGATGAGGTAGagaatgacgatgatgatgacgaCGAGGATGAGGATGTCGATGGCGATGAAGATGACCATCAGAAgcctcattttttttataaaggcTAA
- the LOC111891725 gene encoding uncharacterized protein LOC111891725, giving the protein MSEKAGAGEFFEEDTGDNEDVYPELPNIFNDKLNWKEQEPVLGMRFESPKQLKHMLCNYVAANGYQLCFVKNDTRRLLVKCCDGKCTFRLWGSWMSEDKSFQIKSLISEHNCAKNFKFGSIVTYKWIGTHFKHQFYNNQKMSVQMLREEVKTNFGINVSMSRCRRAKKYALSLVEGTIAENYARLWSYGEEIRRSNPGSTVKICVDSMPDGELLCVVGRDANNGIFPIAWAVVSVENKENWKWLLKSLSEDLQCWNDGNGLVLISDQHKGLIEAVKEVFPAAENRQCARHIYANFRKTFSGSKFENLFWKASKATTEAQFNVVMKEIGKLNPETVVHLMARDPKTWSLVFFRVHNSFESVENGFSESFNSVILDARKKPIISMLEDIRIYVMQRMVTMKLTGQGWNAYSVCPNIRIRLNMLQTEQRHWHVISCGGMKFEARKMDEAFTVDVEKKECSCRLWQLNGYGCVHSVTTLAYLNLTPDGPYVDPMYLAALYHNTYKQPIHGMNGQNMWPSTDLIPPLPPLKRRMPGRPTIKRRRDASERMGKHTVCKAGKKVSCSICKEKGHNKATWDDEVIVDAIDALDRPRDEEKMVGVNGRDEGVNVNARVKHVKPPKMQKKSERIIKLKLAKNVGGEGSSVATTMDLD; this is encoded by the exons ATGAGTGAGAAAGCAGGTGCAGGTGAGTTTTTCGAAGAAGACACGGGTGACAATGAAGATGTTTATCCCGAATTGCCAAACATTTTCAATGATAAGCTCAATTGGAAGGAGCAGGAACCTGTTTTAGGTATGAGGTTTGAGAGTCCTAAGCAATTGAAACACATGCTTTGTAACTATGTTGCCGCGAATGGTTAtcaattatgttttgttaagaaTGATACTAGACGATTACTTGTCAAATGTTGTGATGGCAAATGTACTTTTAGGCTTTGGGGTTCTTGGATGAGTGAAGATAAGTCTTTCCAGATAAAATCTCTTATCAGTGAGCATAATTGTGCAAAGAATTTCAAATTCGGATCAATTGTGACTTACAAATGGATAGGGACCCACTTTAAGCACCAATTTTATAACAATCAAAAGATGAGCGTCCAAATGCTTAGAGAGGAGGTAAAAACAAATTTTGGGATTAACGTGAGTATGAGTCGGTGTAGGAGAGCCAAGAAGTATGCATTGAGTCTAGTTGAAGGGACAATAGCTGAGAATTATGCAAGATTATGGTCATATGGTGAGGAGATTAGAAGATCAAATCCTGGATCCACAGTTAAAATTTGTGTTGATTCAATGCCTGATG GGGAGTTGCTTTGTGTTGTGGGTAGAGATGCTAACAATGGAATATTCCCAATTGCTTGGGCAGTTGTTTCTGTGGAAAACAAAGAGAATTGGAAATGGCTCTTAAAAAGTCTTTCAGAAGATCTGCAATGTTGGAATGATGGTAACGGTTTGGTTCTAATTTCGGATCAACACAAG GGTTTGATTGAGGCAGTAAAGGAAGTATTTCCAGCAGCTGAAAATAGGCAGTGTGCTAGACATATCTATGCGAATTTTAGAAAGACATTTAGTGGATCCAAGTTTGAAAATCTGTTTTGGAAAGCGAGCAAGGCAACAACTGAAGCACAATTTAATGTAGTTATGAAAGAGATTGGAAAATTAAATCCGGAAACAGTTGTGCATCTTATGGCTAGAGATCCAAAGACTTGGTCTTTGGTTTTTTTCAGAGTTCATAATTCTTTTGAGTCAGTAGAGAATGGTTTTTCAGAGAGTTTTAATAGTGTGATTTTGGATGCCCGGAAGAAACCAATAATAAGCATGTTAGAGGACATTCGTATATATGTGATGCAAAGGATGGTGACTATGAAACTAACTGGACAAGGATGGAATGCTTATTCTGTTTGTCCAAATATCAGAATACGGTTGAATATGCTCCAAACTGAGCAAAG GCATTGGCATGTCATTTCTTGTGGGGGGATGAAGTTTGAGGCAAGGAAGATGGACGAGGCGTTTACTGTGGATGTTGAAAAAAAGGAATGCAGCTGCAGGCTATGGCAACTTAATGGATATGGCTGCGTACACTCAGTTACCACCTTAGCCTACTTAAATTTGACACCTGACGGTCCATATGTAGATCCAATGTACTTGGCTGCATTATACCATAATACTTACAAACAACCAATCCATGGGATGAATGGACAAAATATGTGGCCTTCTACTGACTTGATACCCCCTTTGCCTCCATTGAAAAGACGTATGCCAGGAAGGCCAACCATAAAGAGAAGAAGAGATGCTTCTGAACGGATGGGAAAACATACCGTCTGCAAGGCAGGGAAGAAAGTTTCTTGCAGCATATGCAAGGAGAAAGGACACAACAAGGCTACTT GGGATGATGAGGTAATCGTAGATGCTATTGATGCTTTGGATAGGCCTAGAGATGAAGAGAAAATGGTGGGAGTCAATGGACGGGATGAAGGGGTGAATGTCAATGCTCGAGTTAAGCATGTTAAACCACCTAAAATGCAAAAGAAATCAGAACGAATCATTAAACTGAAGCTTGCAAAAAATGTGGGAGGTGAAGGTAGCAGTGTTGCAACGACCATGGACTTGGATTAA
- the LOC111891707 gene encoding uncharacterized protein LOC111891707: MLSSKFLAGVTRRKSFNCHKYSPTFLSTLMLIASEKHMSMSTGVDAFETNHPVTSKSQVYDIAAGKYRKLVEFGSSKSQTHQPPVVRTLNPHICMSSCHYSTQYTDSIATNSQHKLLGNIPKYVKIVEVGPRDGLQNEKDIVPTAVKVELIKMLVNSGLQVVEATSFVSPKWVPQLADAKDVIKGIKGISNARFPVLTPNLKGLEAALAAGVKEVAVFAAASESFSRSNINCSIDESLARYRDVASAARKLFIPVRGYISCVVGCPMEGEVHPSKVAYVAEELVKMGCDEISLGDTIGVGTPGSVIPMIEAVKKVVPIEKLAVHFHDTYGQALSNILVSLQMGISVVDSSVSGLGGCPYAKGATGNVATEDVVYMLNGLGVKTNVDLRKLILAGDFIRKHLGRPSESKAATALKKTVFCASKL, encoded by the exons ATGCTATCATCTAAGTTCCTTGCTGGTGTTACAAGGAGGAAATCTTTCAATTGCCACAAATATAGTCCTACCTTTTTAAGCACTTTGATGCTAATAGCTTCTGAAAAGCATATGAGCATGAGCACTGGTGTGGATGCTTTTGAAACCAATCACCCTGTAACATCTAAAAGCCAAGTATACGACATTGCAGCTGGAAAATACAGGAAATTAGTGGAATTTGGCTCATCCAAAAGTCAAAC ACATCAACCCCCTGTTGTTCGTACTCTAAATCCACATATATGCATGTCAAGTTGTCATTACAGCACCCAATACACAGATAGTATCGCAACAAATTCACAACATAAG TTATTAGGAAATATCCCAAAATATGTAAAGATAGTGGAAGTTGGTCCAAGAGATGGATTGCAAAATGAGAAAGATATCGTTCCTACTGCTGTGAAAGTTGAATTGATCAAAATGTTGGTTAATTCAGGATTACAAGTTGTTGAAGCTACTAGTTTTGTCTCACCAAAATGGGTCCCACAG TTGGCAGATGCAAAAGATGTAATTAAAGGAATTAAAGGAATTAGCAATGCTAGATTCCCAGTTCTAACACCAAATCTTAAG GGATTAGAGGCTGCTCTTGCAGCTGGAGTAAAGGAAGTTGCTGTGTTTGCTGCAGCTTCTGAGTCGTTTTCAAGGTCAAACATCAACTGTAGCATTGATGAAAGTCTTGCACGTTATCGCGATGTTGCTTCTGCTGCAAGAAAACTCTTCATCCCTGTACGCGG ATATATATCATGTGTTGTTGGATGTCCAATGGAAGGAGAAGTGCATCCATCAAAAGTGGCATATGTTGCTGAAGAGCTTGTAAAAATGGGGTGTGATGAAATTTCCCTTGGTGATACCATAGGTGTCGGGACTCCtg GTAGTGTTATTCCTATGATCGAGGCTGTTAAAAAAGTTGTGCCTATAGAGAAGCTTGCTGTGCATTTTCATGATACATACGGGCAAGCTCTTTCTAATATTCTTGTATCACTCCAA aTGGGGATTAGTGTGGTGGATTCATCTGTATCGGGTCTTGGTGGTTGTCCATATGCAAAAGGTGCCACGGGTAATGTGGCAACTGAGGATGTTGTATATATGCTTAATGGGCTTGGTGTGAAGACAAATGTGGACCTTAGAAAGCTTATTTTGGCGGGAGATTTTATTAGGAAACATTTGGGGAGACCCTCTGAGTCTAAAGCTGCAACTGCCTTGAAAAAAACTGTGTTTTGTGCATCTAAATTATAA